One Candidatus Omnitrophota bacterium genomic region harbors:
- a CDS encoding ATP-dependent Clp protease ATP-binding subunit — MFSRFTERARKVIILAKEEAKRFNHDYIGTEHILLGLIKEGEGVAAAVLQNLGLSLEAIRLEVEKIVQPGPPTVVSGDIPFTPKAKKVIELATDEARNLGHNYIGTEHLLLGLIREGEGVASQVLTNLGLDLNRVRQEVMSLLGSASPGFTQQQAQAKTKTPSLDAFGRDLTTLARDGKLDPVIGRKDEIERVIQILSRRTKNNPVLLGEAGVGKTAIVEGLAQKIIKGDIPEILRDKRVIILDLAMMVAGTKYRGQFEERIKAVMDEIKRSENIIIFIDELHTLVGAGGAEGAIDASNILKPALSRGEIQCIGATTLDEFRKHIEKDAALERRFQTIMVEPPSVDETIEILKGLRDKYEAHHKVKFTDEALVAAAKLSDQYISGRYLPDKAIDLIDEAGSRARLNVMTTPPDIKEVEKEMDQIRKEKEAAVKGQDFEKAAGLRDTERELKGRLEKVRKEWSKSKAEAYPQVSEEDIAEIVAKWTGIPIVKLEEKESVKLLKMEEDLHGRVIGQDEAINAIANAVRRSRAGLKDPKRPIGSFIFLGPTGVGKTLLAKALAGFMFGDEDAIIQVDMSEYMEKFNVSRLVGAPPGYVGYEEGGQLTEKVRRRPYSVVLLDEIEKAHPDVFNILLQVLEEGRLTDSFGRRVDFKNTIVIMTSNLGAEMFKKQGSLGFKSEKEEMTYQTMKTKLLDEVKRTFKPEFLNRVDDIIVFKPLTKDDLYKIVELEVAEVKDRLKEQHGIIIDLNKGAIDFMIEKGFDPVYGARPIKRTIQRFLEDPLAEEIISGRLQKGSTVKVGAKAGHLAFE, encoded by the coding sequence ATGTTTTCAAGATTTACCGAAAGGGCGAGGAAGGTGATAATCCTCGCGAAGGAAGAAGCCAAGAGGTTCAACCACGATTACATAGGGACGGAACATATACTGCTCGGGTTGATAAAAGAGGGCGAGGGCGTCGCGGCCGCGGTCCTGCAGAACCTGGGGCTGAGCCTTGAGGCGATACGCCTCGAGGTCGAGAAGATAGTCCAACCCGGCCCGCCGACCGTCGTCTCCGGAGATATCCCTTTTACCCCGAAAGCGAAGAAGGTCATCGAACTCGCGACAGATGAAGCCAGGAACCTCGGGCATAACTATATCGGCACCGAACACCTGCTACTTGGCCTTATACGCGAGGGCGAGGGCGTGGCCAGCCAAGTTCTAACCAACTTAGGCCTCGACCTCAACAGGGTCAGGCAGGAGGTCATGTCTCTTCTCGGCTCCGCTTCTCCGGGTTTTACGCAGCAGCAGGCCCAGGCAAAGACCAAGACCCCGTCATTGGACGCGTTCGGCAGGGACCTGACGACGCTTGCCCGCGACGGGAAGCTCGACCCGGTGATCGGACGTAAAGACGAGATAGAACGCGTCATCCAGATACTCTCGCGCAGGACGAAGAATAACCCTGTCCTCCTCGGCGAGGCAGGCGTCGGCAAGACCGCGATAGTCGAGGGGCTGGCCCAGAAGATCATAAAGGGCGATATCCCGGAGATCCTCCGCGACAAGAGAGTGATAATACTCGACCTCGCGATGATGGTCGCCGGCACGAAATACAGGGGCCAGTTCGAGGAGCGCATAAAGGCCGTGATGGACGAGATAAAACGGTCGGAAAATATAATCATATTTATAGACGAGCTGCATACGCTGGTAGGGGCCGGAGGGGCCGAAGGCGCGATAGACGCGTCCAACATCCTTAAGCCGGCGCTCTCGCGCGGCGAGATACAATGCATCGGCGCGACGACCCTCGACGAATTCAGGAAGCACATAGAGAAAGACGCTGCGCTGGAGCGCAGGTTCCAGACGATCATGGTCGAGCCGCCCAGCGTCGACGAGACGATAGAGATATTGAAGGGCTTGAGGGATAAATACGAGGCTCACCACAAGGTGAAATTCACCGACGAGGCGTTAGTGGCCGCGGCCAAGCTTTCCGACCAGTATATATCCGGGCGCTACCTCCCCGATAAGGCGATAGACCTGATAGACGAAGCCGGTTCCCGCGCGCGGTTGAACGTGATGACTACCCCGCCCGACATCAAAGAAGTCGAGAAGGAGATGGACCAGATACGGAAAGAGAAAGAGGCCGCGGTAAAAGGGCAGGACTTCGAGAAGGCGGCGGGCCTGCGCGATACGGAACGCGAATTGAAGGGCCGGCTAGAGAAGGTCCGGAAGGAATGGTCGAAATCGAAGGCCGAGGCGTATCCGCAGGTGAGCGAGGAAGATATCGCCGAAATAGTCGCGAAATGGACCGGTATCCCGATCGTAAAACTCGAGGAGAAGGAGAGCGTAAAACTCCTCAAGATGGAAGAGGACCTCCACGGGCGCGTCATCGGGCAGGATGAGGCGATAAACGCGATAGCAAACGCCGTTAGGCGTTCGCGCGCCGGCCTCAAAGATCCGAAACGCCCCATAGGCTCGTTCATCTTCCTCGGGCCGACCGGCGTCGGAAAGACCCTTCTCGCGAAGGCGCTCGCCGGGTTCATGTTCGGCGATGAGGACGCTATAATCCAGGTCGACATGTCCGAGTATATGGAGAAGTTCAACGTCTCGAGGCTGGTCGGAGCGCCGCCGGGATACGTGGGATACGAGGAAGGAGGGCAGCTTACCGAGAAGGTGAGGCGCCGCCCGTATTCGGTCGTCCTGCTCGATGAGATCGAGAAGGCGCATCCCGACGTATTCAATATACTTTTGCAGGTCCTGGAGGAGGGCAGGCTCACCGATTCTTTCGGGAGGCGGGTGGATTTCAAGAATACGATAGTTATCATGACCTCTAACCTAGGCGCCGAGATGTTCAAGAAGCAGGGCTCACTCGGATTCAAGTCCGAGAAGGAAGAGATGACCTACCAGACGATGAAGACGAAACTTCTCGACGAGGTCAAGAGGACTTTCAAGCCCGAGTTCCTCAACAGGGTCGACGATATAATAGTATTCAAGCCGCTCACCAAGGACGACCTCTATAAGATCGTGGAACTGGAAGTCGCCGAGGTGAAGGACAGGCTCAAGGAGCAGCACGGCATAATCATCGATCTCAATAAAGGGGCCATCGATTTCATGATCGAAAAGGGGTTCGATCCCGTATACGGCGCGAGGCCGATAAAGAGGACGATACAGAGGTTCCTCGAGGACCCTCTTGCCGAAGAGATAATCTCCGGCAGGTTGCAGAAGGGAAGTACCGTTAAGGTAGGCGCGAAAGCAGGCCATCTGGCTTTTGAGTAA
- a CDS encoding protein arginine kinase, which translates to MTLGELWGQTGEWLRGTGPDTDIIMSSRIRLARNLAKYPFPHWASAEQLEGVISDFEGAYKKADYFKGALFLRIDELDSIEKQMLIERHLISREHIANPEHKAVLISEREVISIMVNEEDHLRIQVLQSGFNLHDTWKLADKIDEELEQNLEFAVSSDLGYLTCCPTNVGTGLRASCMAHLPALVMTKQAGRIIQAISKLGMTARGLFGEGTEAYGNFFQISNQVTLGHSEEETVDSLERIMKQIIEQENTARNSVFANQKLLLEDRISRSLAGLKSAKLISSEEALNLLSIIRLGADLRMIKGPDRNMLNDLFIQIQPAHLQKKEGKRLSAEERDAVRAEFISRKFNI; encoded by the coding sequence ATGACGCTCGGCGAACTCTGGGGCCAGACAGGCGAATGGCTTAGAGGCACCGGCCCGGACACGGATATAATAATGTCCTCGCGGATAAGGCTGGCCAGGAACCTGGCCAAATACCCTTTCCCGCACTGGGCTTCGGCCGAACAGCTCGAGGGTGTCATCTCGGATTTTGAGGGCGCCTATAAGAAGGCGGATTATTTTAAAGGGGCCTTATTTTTAAGGATCGATGAGCTCGACAGCATAGAAAAGCAGATGCTGATCGAGAGGCATCTTATAAGCAGGGAGCACATAGCCAATCCCGAGCATAAGGCGGTCCTCATAAGCGAACGCGAGGTAATAAGCATCATGGTAAACGAGGAGGACCATCTTCGCATACAGGTCCTCCAGTCGGGCTTCAACCTGCACGACACGTGGAAGCTCGCGGACAAGATAGACGAGGAATTGGAGCAGAACCTCGAATTCGCCGTCTCATCCGACCTGGGTTACCTGACATGCTGCCCCACTAACGTCGGGACCGGATTAAGGGCGTCATGCATGGCGCACCTCCCGGCGCTGGTGATGACGAAACAGGCCGGCAGGATCATTCAGGCGATAAGCAAGCTCGGGATGACGGCGCGCGGCCTCTTCGGGGAGGGGACCGAGGCATACGGGAATTTTTTCCAGATATCGAACCAGGTCACTCTCGGGCATTCGGAGGAAGAGACAGTCGACAGCCTCGAGAGGATAATGAAACAGATAATAGAGCAGGAGAACACGGCAAGGAATTCCGTCTTCGCGAACCAGAAGCTGCTTTTGGAGGACCGGATATCGAGGTCTCTGGCCGGACTGAAGAGCGCCAAGCTCATAAGCAGCGAAGAGGCGCTGAACCTGCTTTCGATAATAAGGCTAGGCGCGGACTTAAGGATGATAAAAGGCCCGGACCGCAACATGCTAAACGATCTTTTTATACAGATACAACCCGCCCACCTCCAGAAGAAGGAAGGCAAGCGCCTTTCGGCCGAGGAGAGGGACGCGGTGCGCGCGGAATTTATCTCGAGGAAATTCAATATATAG
- a CDS encoding UvrB/UvrC motif-containing protein, giving the protein MICQVCGKNEATVEFTEIIDDEVKQLHLCGGCAKEKGIEMEQNFSISDLLAGISGLGEKPSGGEPLLKCGKCGMTYTDFQKIGRLGCGECYSAFRTNLLPLLKRIHGSTRHIGKSPKEIDETDGKKKISEAQELRQKLQRAIDMEEFEEAARLRDRIRALEKKAKDKP; this is encoded by the coding sequence ATGATCTGCCAGGTCTGCGGCAAGAACGAGGCTACGGTCGAGTTCACCGAGATAATAGACGACGAGGTGAAACAGCTCCACCTTTGCGGCGGGTGCGCGAAGGAGAAGGGCATCGAGATGGAGCAGAACTTCAGCATCTCCGACCTCCTTGCCGGGATAAGCGGACTCGGCGAGAAGCCGTCCGGCGGAGAGCCCCTGTTAAAATGCGGCAAATGCGGCATGACATACACGGACTTCCAGAAGATAGGCCGGCTGGGCTGCGGCGAATGCTACAGCGCGTTCAGGACAAACCTCCTGCCGCTTTTGAAACGCATCCACGGCTCGACCAGGCACATCGGGAAATCGCCCAAGGAGATCGACGAGACAGACGGGAAGAAGAAGATATCCGAGGCGCAGGAATTGCGGCAGAAGCTTCAGCGCGCCATCGATATGGAGGAGTTCGAGGAGGCCGCCAGGCTCCGCGACCGGATAAGGGCGCTCGAAAAGAAGGCGAAAGACAAACCATGA
- the ilvE gene encoding branched-chain-amino-acid transaminase encodes MALKIYIDGKFHQSEDAKISVFDHGLLYGDGVFEGIRTYDGLIFKMKEHIDRLYQSAHAIMLEIPMSKEEMTEAVKKTLRENELKDSYIRLIVTRGIGDLGLDPRKCAKPTVIIITDKIKLYHQELYDKGLEIVTISTQRNIHESVNPQIKSLNYLNNILAKVEAINAGVEEAVMLNSEGYVAECTGDNIFIVKNGAIFTPPVHSGVLRGITRGAVIDIAHLKEIPIHEEVMTRYDLFNADEMFLTGTAAEIIPVVKMDRRKIGDGKPGKMTAKLITEFHKLTKVDGVRF; translated from the coding sequence ATGGCACTGAAAATCTATATCGACGGTAAATTCCACCAGAGCGAGGACGCGAAGATCTCGGTCTTCGACCACGGACTGCTCTACGGCGACGGTGTCTTCGAGGGCATCCGCACCTACGACGGGCTTATCTTCAAGATGAAGGAGCATATCGACAGGCTCTACCAGTCGGCGCACGCCATCATGCTTGAGATCCCTATGTCCAAGGAAGAGATGACCGAGGCGGTCAAGAAGACCCTGCGCGAGAACGAACTGAAGGATTCTTATATCAGGCTTATCGTCACGCGCGGCATCGGCGACCTCGGGTTAGATCCGAGAAAATGCGCCAAACCGACCGTCATCATCATCACCGACAAGATCAAGCTGTACCATCAGGAATTATACGATAAGGGCCTTGAGATCGTGACCATCTCTACGCAGAGGAATATCCACGAGTCTGTCAACCCGCAGATCAAGTCGCTCAATTACCTTAACAATATCCTCGCAAAGGTCGAGGCGATCAACGCGGGCGTCGAGGAGGCGGTCATGCTCAATTCCGAGGGTTATGTCGCGGAATGCACCGGCGATAATATCTTCATCGTCAAGAATGGCGCGATCTTCACGCCGCCCGTTCACAGCGGCGTCCTGCGCGGTATCACGCGCGGCGCGGTCATCGATATCGCGCACTTAAAGGAGATCCCCATCCACGAGGAGGTCATGACAAGGTACGACCTCTTCAACGCGGATGAGATGTTCCTTACCGGGACCGCGGCCGAGATCATCCCTGTCGTCAAGATGGACAGGCGCAAGATCGGCGACGGCAAGCCCGGGAAGATGACGGCGAAACTCATAACGGAATTCCATAAGCTGACAAAGGTCGACGGCGTGAGGTTCTGA
- a CDS encoding ABC transporter ATP-binding protein: MIEARALRKVYKNGAKELEVLKGVDLKVKRSEVLAVLGPSGAGKSTLLHLLGGLDSPTAGEVLIGGTDIYALGDNERAKIRNRKIGFVFQFYHLLPEFDALENVILPLMIKGGGRDLRERGAGLLKAVGLEDRMNHRPGQLSGGEQQRVAIARALINEPELLLCDEPTGNLDSESGENIIELLWELNKSRKMTLMIVTHDAQIAKAAQRVLHIRDGKIIQ, encoded by the coding sequence ATGATAGAGGCCAGGGCGCTGCGGAAGGTCTATAAGAACGGAGCGAAAGAGCTCGAGGTGCTTAAAGGAGTAGACCTAAAAGTCAAAAGGAGCGAGGTCCTTGCGGTCCTCGGGCCGTCCGGGGCCGGCAAATCGACCCTGCTCCATCTTTTAGGCGGCCTCGATTCGCCGACTGCCGGCGAGGTCCTGATAGGCGGCACCGATATATACGCGCTCGGCGACAACGAGCGCGCGAAAATAAGGAACAGGAAGATAGGTTTCGTTTTCCAATTCTACCACCTGCTCCCGGAGTTTGACGCGCTGGAGAATGTGATATTGCCGCTAATGATAAAAGGCGGCGGAAGGGACCTGCGGGAGAGGGGAGCCGGATTATTGAAAGCGGTAGGGCTCGAAGATAGGATGAACCACAGGCCGGGGCAGTTATCCGGCGGGGAACAGCAGCGCGTGGCGATAGCCAGGGCGTTAATAAACGAGCCGGAACTCCTCCTTTGCGACGAGCCGACCGGCAACCTCGATTCTGAGTCGGGGGAGAATATAATAGAATTGTTGTGGGAACTCAATAAAAGTCGTAAAATGACATTAATGATAGTGACCCATGACGCGCAGATAGCCAAGGCCGCGCAGAGGGTCCTGCACATAAGGGACGGAAAAATAATCCAATGA
- a CDS encoding lipoprotein-releasing ABC transporter permease subunit yields the protein MRYELLVASRYLLAKRREKFISIISLISVLGVAVGVCALIVVIGVMTGFDNELRDKIIGANSHIIVEQEGGIEDSAALIKKIKTEPHVVSASPFLDGQALIRAKDTMQGVSIRGIVSADEARVSKLGSYVMSGSMSALKGGGMLIGTEMARRFGLRLGDTVSVLSPLDGSSKDFKVAGTFNSGYYEYDSSLAFIDLRDAQELFGAEGKVGGIGIRIDDELLAPQVRVRLQKELGFPFYVKTWIDLNRSLFSALKLEKLAMFWILALIVTVACFNIAATMIMVVMEKTKDIGILKAIGAANNSIRLIFTLQGFIVGAIGTALGVAGGLGLGYLLEKYQFIKLPRDIYYIDRFPVDIQYTDVAAIVVAALAISLLACLYPAWQASRLNPVDALRYE from the coding sequence ATGCGTTACGAACTGTTGGTGGCCTCGAGATACCTCCTTGCTAAGCGCAGGGAGAAGTTCATATCGATAATCAGCCTGATCTCGGTGCTGGGCGTCGCGGTCGGGGTCTGCGCGCTCATAGTCGTCATCGGTGTCATGACCGGCTTCGATAACGAGCTGCGCGATAAGATAATCGGCGCGAATTCCCATATCATCGTAGAGCAGGAAGGCGGGATCGAGGATTCCGCCGCGCTTATCAAGAAAATAAAGACCGAGCCCCACGTTGTTTCCGCTTCACCTTTCCTCGACGGCCAGGCGTTAATCAGGGCGAAGGATACGATGCAGGGCGTCTCGATAAGGGGCATCGTCTCCGCCGATGAAGCCAGGGTCTCGAAGCTCGGCTCATATGTAATGTCCGGCTCCATGTCTGCGCTCAAGGGCGGCGGCATGCTGATAGGCACCGAGATGGCGCGGAGGTTCGGCCTCAGGCTCGGCGACACGGTCTCGGTCCTTTCGCCTCTGGACGGCTCGTCGAAAGATTTCAAGGTAGCGGGGACGTTCAATTCGGGTTATTACGAATATGATTCCTCGCTCGCTTTCATAGACCTGAGGGACGCGCAGGAGCTTTTCGGCGCCGAGGGCAAGGTCGGGGGGATCGGGATAAGGATAGACGACGAATTACTCGCGCCGCAAGTCAGGGTCAGGTTACAAAAAGAATTGGGTTTTCCTTTTTACGTAAAGACATGGATAGACCTGAACAGGAGCCTCTTCTCGGCGCTTAAGCTCGAGAAGCTGGCGATGTTCTGGATACTGGCGCTGATAGTCACGGTCGCGTGCTTTAATATCGCGGCGACGATGATAATGGTCGTGATGGAGAAGACGAAAGATATCGGGATACTAAAGGCGATAGGCGCCGCCAATAATTCCATAAGGCTGATATTCACCCTCCAGGGATTCATAGTCGGCGCGATAGGGACCGCGCTCGGCGTGGCCGGTGGGCTCGGCCTCGGGTATCTCCTCGAGAAGTACCAGTTCATAAAGCTCCCGAGGGATATCTATTACATAGACAGGTTCCCCGTGGATATACAATACACGGATGTGGCCGCGATAGTCGTCGCGGCCCTGGCTATAAGTTTGCTGGCTTGCCTATATCCCGCTTGGCAGGCGTCCCGGCTCAACCCGGTTGACGCGCTGAGGTACGAATGA
- the lysS gene encoding lysine--tRNA ligase — MEEINDLIKQRLIKLENLRAKGINPYGGKFSKSANINELLADFEDAAARSREVTVAGRVMAVRSHGKSCFIDVKDSTAKIQNYIKAAELSEAGRTAFENLDIGDIVGIKGKAFKTRTGEPTLHVEEFTMLSKSIRPLPEKWHGLKDIETRYRQRYVDLIVNDEVKKVFELRIKMIARIRAFLDGKGFLEVETPMMQTMPGGATAKPFKTHHEALGIDLYMRIAPELYLKRLLVGGFERVYEINRNFRNEGISPRHNPEFTMIEVYQAYANCDDMIDLTEELILDSAQHLFGKYKIAHGDGELDLSPPWDRIPFREAILKYSGIDYKKEKDLRKVAKEMGLDIGDAKLDEEVANKIFEKTVEPKLAKPTFIIDYPAILCPLSKKKPGEPDLTERFELFISAQELANAYSELNDPIEQKSRFEDQAKGPEAEMKTIDEDFVRALEYGMPPAGGLGIGIDRLAMLFANRDSIKDVILFPQLKPEQQ; from the coding sequence TTGGAAGAAATAAACGACCTAATAAAACAGAGATTGATCAAGCTCGAGAACCTGCGGGCGAAGGGCATAAACCCTTACGGCGGGAAATTCTCTAAGTCGGCCAATATCAACGAGTTATTGGCGGATTTCGAGGACGCCGCAGCCCGGTCCAGGGAAGTCACGGTCGCCGGCCGGGTAATGGCCGTGCGCTCGCACGGAAAGTCCTGCTTTATCGACGTCAAGGATTCGACCGCGAAGATACAGAATTACATAAAGGCCGCCGAGCTTTCAGAGGCCGGCAGGACAGCTTTCGAGAACCTCGATATCGGCGACATCGTCGGGATAAAGGGCAAGGCCTTCAAGACGAGGACCGGCGAACCGACGCTGCATGTAGAAGAGTTCACGATGCTGTCGAAATCGATAAGGCCGCTGCCGGAGAAATGGCACGGACTCAAGGATATAGAGACGCGTTACCGCCAGAGATACGTCGACCTCATCGTCAACGACGAGGTAAAAAAGGTCTTTGAGCTGCGCATCAAGATGATCGCGCGGATAAGGGCTTTCCTCGACGGAAAGGGTTTCCTCGAGGTCGAGACGCCGATGATGCAGACGATGCCGGGAGGCGCCACCGCGAAACCTTTCAAGACGCACCACGAGGCGCTCGGCATAGACCTCTACATGAGGATAGCGCCGGAGCTTTACCTGAAGCGGCTTTTGGTCGGCGGCTTCGAGAGGGTATATGAGATAAACAGGAATTTCAGGAACGAGGGGATATCGCCGCGGCACAATCCCGAGTTCACGATGATAGAGGTCTACCAGGCCTACGCGAATTGCGATGATATGATAGACCTGACCGAGGAGCTCATACTGGATTCCGCGCAGCACCTCTTCGGCAAGTATAAGATAGCGCACGGCGACGGGGAGCTGGACCTGTCGCCGCCCTGGGACAGGATACCTTTCCGCGAGGCGATATTGAAATATTCCGGGATAGATTACAAGAAGGAAAAAGACCTGAGGAAAGTCGCGAAGGAGATGGGGCTCGATATAGGGGACGCGAAGCTCGACGAGGAGGTCGCGAACAAGATATTCGAGAAGACGGTCGAGCCGAAGCTCGCGAAACCCACGTTCATAATAGATTACCCGGCGATACTGTGCCCGCTCTCGAAGAAGAAACCCGGCGAGCCGGACCTGACAGAAAGGTTCGAGTTGTTCATATCGGCGCAGGAACTGGCGAACGCGTATTCCGAGCTTAACGACCCGATAGAGCAGAAGTCGCGGTTCGAGGACCAGGCGAAAGGCCCTGAGGCGGAGATGAAGACTATCGACGAGGATTTTGTCCGCGCGCTCGAGTACGGTATGCCTCCGGCCGGCGGTCTCGGCATCGGGATAGACAGGCTGGCGATGCTCTTCGCCAATCGCGATTCGATAAAGGATGTAATACTCTTTCCGCAGCTTAAACCGGAACAGCAGTGA